Proteins encoded in a region of the Coprobacter tertius genome:
- a CDS encoding UpxY family transcription antiterminator — protein MIDKEERHWFVAKTYRKEKKIKLRLDEMGIENFIPFHKVVKEKDGKKKTSIEPVISNLIFIHYDTKGSISLVNEYGFEMRYMRNLEDRTLLRVPDKQMSDFIYLIENYENQVEFVSPDLRKGDKVRVIKGDFAGIEGELIRIRGHKRVVVRLENFFALATVFIPGSFLERIPNE, from the coding sequence ATGATTGATAAAGAAGAACGGCATTGGTTTGTCGCTAAAACATATCGAAAAGAAAAAAAGATAAAGCTGCGTCTTGATGAAATGGGAATCGAGAATTTTATTCCTTTTCATAAAGTCGTTAAGGAAAAAGACGGGAAAAAGAAAACTTCAATAGAACCTGTCATCAGTAATCTTATATTTATACATTATGATACGAAAGGAAGCATATCTTTAGTAAATGAATATGGCTTCGAGATGCGTTATATGCGTAATCTCGAGGATCGAACCTTGCTTCGAGTTCCCGATAAACAAATGTCTGATTTTATTTATCTGATCGAAAATTATGAAAATCAGGTCGAATTTGTTTCGCCCGATTTGAGAAAAGGCGATAAAGTTAGAGTTATTAAAGGTGATTTTGCGGGTATCGAAGGCGAACTTATTCGTATTAGAGGACATAAACGGGTTGTCGTTCGTCTGGAGAACTTTTTTGCATTAGCTACCGTATTTATTCCCGGTAGCTTTTTAGAACGCATTCCTAATGAATAG
- a CDS encoding tyrosine-type recombinase/integrase, giving the protein MMSLKEKSKTLKREDNKCVIYLQLTHESRIKLISTGLKIYPWQWDSNHMCIVSGVSDISEKAQSFLDSKIKNMGKKQVASEMEYDCFTQALSCEENDKESLLFFEFMNDLINRLEISGCYRTAQTYKCTYRSFSRFLKKHDICFEKLNADLLKKYERYLKDRGLTLNSISFYMRILRAVYNKAIENYQINKKNLFKHVYTGIEKTRKRAVDEGVISQLKKLDLENKPGLALARDLFLFSFYTRGMSFIDMAYLRKRNIKNGFIYYNRQKTGQQLRIRIEPCIQEIINRYVSVMENSDFILPIIRKNDNEISSKKYLNAISYQNKQLKIISRMLNLPINLTTYVARHTWATAAKKKNIPISIISEGMGHNNESTTQIYLASLDQAMIDNANHKILCEL; this is encoded by the coding sequence ATGATGTCATTGAAAGAAAAATCGAAAACGTTAAAGAGGGAAGATAATAAATGCGTGATTTATTTACAATTAACGCATGAAAGTAGAATAAAACTTATATCAACCGGTCTAAAAATTTATCCTTGGCAGTGGGACAGTAATCACATGTGTATTGTATCTGGAGTATCGGATATTTCGGAGAAAGCTCAATCGTTTCTCGATTCGAAAATAAAGAATATGGGGAAAAAACAGGTAGCGTCAGAAATGGAATATGATTGTTTTACTCAGGCTCTTTCTTGTGAGGAAAATGATAAAGAGAGTCTTTTGTTTTTTGAGTTTATGAATGACCTGATAAATCGTCTCGAAATTAGCGGATGTTATCGTACAGCTCAAACCTATAAATGTACTTATCGTAGTTTCAGCCGTTTTTTAAAAAAGCATGATATTTGTTTTGAAAAACTGAATGCAGATCTTTTAAAAAAATATGAAAGGTATCTGAAGGATCGAGGACTTACCCTTAATAGTATTTCTTTTTATATGCGAATTTTAAGGGCTGTATATAATAAAGCTATTGAAAATTACCAGATAAATAAAAAGAATTTGTTTAAACACGTTTATACTGGAATAGAAAAAACACGTAAAAGAGCGGTTGATGAAGGGGTAATTTCTCAATTAAAGAAACTGGATTTAGAGAATAAACCCGGTTTAGCTTTAGCCCGAGATCTTTTTTTATTTAGTTTTTATACAAGAGGTATGTCGTTTATCGATATGGCTTATTTAAGGAAGAGGAATATTAAAAATGGATTTATTTACTATAACAGGCAAAAAACAGGGCAACAATTACGTATCAGAATAGAACCTTGTATTCAGGAAATTATCAATCGGTATGTTTCTGTAATGGAAAATTCAGATTTTATTTTGCCTATTATCCGGAAAAATGACAATGAAATTTCAAGTAAAAAATATCTGAATGCTATTTCATATCAGAATAAACAATTGAAAATTATTTCTCGTATGCTTAATTTACCGATAAACCTTACTACTTACGTGGCCCGCCATACGTGGGCTACTGCTGCTAAAAAGAAGAATATTCCAATTTCGATAATTAGTGAGGGCATGGGGCATAATAATGAATCTACCACTCAAATATATCTTGCTTCATTGGATCAGGCTATGATAGATAATGCAAACCATAAAATATTATGTGAATTATAA
- a CDS encoding STM3941 family protein — protein MTNTSIIRFMLNGRKRFGVYAFCAGTFLAMCGLMYLAHYLYSMRLPGRYLTGLFVVVSMLLFIFSLWAVYRMHKDGLIGVIISDEGVTDLSTGYYVGTVLWKDIERIKVMDDLENLNYQYVVLVVKNPNQYIVQEKTAIKRRSLILKFHTYGSPICISTRALCCTFNELYSAINDHYRKAIK, from the coding sequence ATGACTAACACTTCGATAATCCGGTTTATGTTGAATGGCAGGAAACGTTTCGGTGTTTACGCTTTTTGTGCCGGAACATTTCTTGCAATGTGCGGTCTTATGTATTTAGCTCATTATTTATATTCTATGCGTCTTCCCGGACGTTATCTCACCGGATTGTTCGTCGTGGTTTCTATGCTGCTTTTTATATTTTCATTGTGGGCTGTTTACCGTATGCATAAAGACGGACTTATCGGTGTTATTATTTCCGATGAAGGAGTTACCGATTTATCGACCGGATATTATGTCGGTACTGTGTTATGGAAAGATATAGAACGTATAAAGGTTATGGACGATCTGGAAAACCTCAATTATCAATATGTCGTTTTGGTCGTTAAAAATCCCAACCAGTATATTGTACAAGAAAAAACGGCTATTAAACGACGTTCTTTAATATTGAAATTTCATACATACGGTTCTCCGATATGTATATCTACTCGGGCGTTGTGTTGTACTTTTAATGAATTATATAGTGCTATTAATGATCATTACAGAAAGGCGATAAAATGA
- a CDS encoding PG0541 family transporter-associated protein codes for MKAIFITFDQAHLEMIHGILDHNNCRGFTYWENVQGRGSVTGEPHYGSHAWPSMNSAIIAMVEDRQVDNLLDLLHKLDEQSPALGLRAFVWNVEQTI; via the coding sequence ATGAAAGCTATATTTATAACATTCGACCAAGCACATCTTGAAATGATTCATGGGATTCTCGATCATAATAATTGTCGGGGATTTACCTATTGGGAGAATGTTCAGGGGCGAGGCTCTGTAACCGGAGAACCTCATTACGGCAGTCATGCGTGGCCGAGTATGAATTCGGCGATTATCGCTATGGTAGAAGATCGCCAAGTAGATAATTTACTCGATCTTTTGCACAAACTCGACGAACAATCTCCGGCTTTGGGATTAAGGGCTTTTGTATGGAATGTTGAACAGACGATTTAA
- a CDS encoding efflux RND transporter permease subunit: MSLYATAVKKPITTALCFVAIVILGLFSLSRLSIDLLPEIETNTIMVMTAYPGASAADIETNVTKVMENTLNTVSDLKHITSQSKENLSIVTMEFEYGTDIDVATNDVRDKLDVVESSLPDNIENPIIFKFGTDDIPILILSVTANESMPALYKILDDKVANPLKRISGVGSVSITGAPERQVQIYCDPHKLEAYGLTVEGIAGIIAQENLNTPGGTFDIGSNTYSLRVQGEFTDAKQMENLVIGTTGDRNIYLRDVARVEDTVAERAQEAYNNGKQGGMIVIQKQSGANSVNIANQVLKKLPEIQKSLPSDVELGMIINTSTNIENTISSLVETVFVTFIIVMIVVLVFLGRWRATFIIVLTIPISLIASFCYLLMSGNTLNIISLSSLSIAIGMVVDDAIVVLENVTNHIERGSAPKQAAIHGTNEVAISVIASTLTMLAVFLPLTMIQGMAGILFQQLGWIVSIIMIVSTVGALTLTPMLCSQLLKLDPKKGKLYMLFFGPIEKGLNALDNGYYKFLTWAVAHRKTVIFGAITLFVSSMFLIKVIPTEFFPTQDNARIGITIELPVGTRVEISRQLAQNIEKEFRKKYPEIEVSNFTVGQADTDNIFGSIQDNGTHIISFNIGLSSVGDRERGLTQICDLMRDDLKKYPEIKTYEVNAGGSNTGMSAQASVDVEVYGFDFETTDKVAAELAKRMESVKGVAGTNISRKDYIPEYQVDFDREKLAMNGLNMATASSFLRNRINGTTASYYREDGDEYDIVVRYAPEYRQTISDIENIMIYNAQGKGIRVRDLGKVVERMTPPTIERKDRERVVTVSAILGPDGVLGEAVNGVKQQISKMDIPSNVSLNFGGMYENQQEIFGDLTMLMALIIILVFIILASQFESLTDPFIIMFALPFSFTGVFIGLAVTGTPLSVMALIGVIMLVGIVVKNGIVLIDYTILNRERGLSVTHAVIHAGKSRLRPVLMTTLTTVIGMIPLAVGRGEGSEMWRSMGTTVAWGLSVSTLITLIIVPVVYCVFAGNGIKRKRRKLAAKLASLSKL; encoded by the coding sequence ATGAGTTTATATGCAACAGCCGTAAAAAAGCCTATTACGACAGCTCTTTGTTTCGTAGCGATCGTGATACTCGGTCTTTTCTCGTTAAGCCGTTTGTCTATCGACCTGTTACCTGAAATAGAGACAAATACTATTATGGTAATGACGGCTTATCCCGGAGCAAGTGCGGCAGATATAGAGACAAATGTGACAAAGGTGATGGAAAATACGTTGAATACTGTCAGCGACCTTAAACACATTACTTCTCAGTCGAAAGAAAACCTGTCGATTGTAACCATGGAATTTGAATATGGTACCGATATAGACGTAGCGACAAACGATGTACGGGATAAGCTCGATGTTGTAGAGTCGTCGTTGCCGGATAATATCGAGAACCCTATCATTTTTAAATTCGGTACCGATGATATCCCTATTTTGATCCTTTCGGTAACTGCCAATGAAAGTATGCCGGCATTATATAAAATTCTCGATGATAAAGTCGCTAATCCTTTGAAACGTATATCGGGAGTCGGATCGGTTTCTATCACTGGAGCTCCTGAACGTCAGGTACAAATCTATTGTGATCCGCACAAACTGGAAGCATACGGATTAACGGTTGAAGGCATAGCCGGTATTATTGCACAGGAAAATCTGAATACGCCGGGGGGAACGTTCGATATCGGATCGAATACCTATTCGTTGCGTGTTCAAGGGGAATTTACCGATGCCAAGCAGATGGAAAATCTGGTAATCGGTACTACCGGCGATCGTAATATTTACCTGCGTGATGTGGCTCGAGTAGAAGATACTGTTGCCGAAAGGGCTCAAGAAGCTTATAATAACGGCAAACAAGGAGGAATGATAGTTATACAGAAACAGTCGGGTGCCAATTCGGTAAATATTGCGAATCAGGTACTTAAGAAATTACCCGAGATACAAAAATCATTACCTTCGGATGTCGAATTGGGGATGATCATAAATACATCCACCAACATCGAAAATACTATCAGCAGTTTGGTAGAAACCGTTTTTGTAACCTTTATCATCGTGATGATCGTGGTATTGGTATTTCTCGGTCGTTGGAGGGCTACCTTTATCATTGTACTTACTATTCCTATTTCTCTTATCGCATCGTTCTGTTATTTGTTGATGTCTGGAAATACGTTGAATATCATATCATTGAGTTCGCTAAGTATTGCAATCGGTATGGTGGTGGACGACGCGATCGTAGTACTCGAAAATGTTACCAATCATATCGAGCGGGGAAGTGCGCCAAAACAGGCGGCTATTCATGGAACGAATGAAGTGGCTATATCGGTTATCGCATCTACACTCACCATGTTAGCCGTATTTCTTCCGCTTACAATGATACAGGGTATGGCCGGAATTCTTTTCCAACAGTTAGGCTGGATTGTTAGCATTATTATGATTGTTTCTACGGTAGGAGCTCTTACGCTTACACCTATGTTATGTTCGCAATTATTAAAGCTCGATCCTAAAAAAGGAAAACTATATATGTTGTTTTTCGGTCCGATAGAAAAAGGGCTGAATGCGCTCGATAACGGTTATTATAAATTTCTTACATGGGCAGTGGCTCATCGTAAGACAGTAATATTCGGAGCCATTACGTTATTTGTCAGCAGTATGTTTCTTATAAAAGTAATTCCTACCGAATTTTTCCCGACTCAAGATAATGCTCGTATCGGGATTACGATAGAGTTGCCGGTAGGAACACGGGTTGAAATTTCACGTCAGCTTGCGCAGAATATCGAAAAGGAATTCCGAAAAAAATATCCCGAGATAGAGGTTTCTAACTTTACAGTGGGACAAGCAGATACCGATAATATTTTCGGGTCTATACAGGATAACGGAACTCATATTATTTCGTTCAATATAGGTTTGTCGAGTGTTGGAGATCGAGAAAGAGGGCTCACCCAAATTTGCGATCTGATGCGGGATGACCTGAAAAAATATCCCGAAATAAAGACATACGAAGTGAATGCCGGTGGTAGTAATACAGGAATGTCGGCCCAGGCTTCGGTAGATGTGGAAGTTTACGGATTCGATTTTGAAACAACCGATAAAGTGGCTGCGGAACTGGCAAAACGCATGGAGTCGGTAAAAGGAGTGGCTGGGACGAATATCAGCCGTAAAGATTATATACCGGAGTATCAGGTCGATTTCGATCGGGAAAAATTAGCTATGAATGGCTTGAATATGGCAACGGCTTCTTCTTTCTTGCGAAATCGTATTAACGGTACCACGGCTTCGTATTATCGTGAAGACGGAGACGAATACGATATTGTGGTACGTTATGCACCTGAGTATCGTCAAACAATTTCGGATATAGAAAATATAATGATATATAATGCTCAGGGAAAAGGTATAAGAGTAAGAGATCTCGGGAAAGTGGTAGAGCGGATGACTCCACCTACTATCGAACGAAAAGACCGGGAACGTGTTGTTACCGTTTCTGCCATTTTAGGTCCCGATGGGGTATTAGGAGAAGCTGTTAACGGAGTAAAACAGCAGATTTCGAAAATGGATATTCCGTCGAATGTGTCTTTGAATTTTGGAGGTATGTACGAGAATCAGCAAGAGATATTCGGTGACCTTACCATGTTGATGGCACTTATCATAATACTGGTATTTATTATTTTGGCTTCACAGTTCGAATCTCTTACCGATCCTTTTATTATTATGTTTGCGCTGCCATTCTCCTTTACAGGAGTATTTATCGGGCTTGCCGTTACCGGAACTCCTTTGAGTGTAATGGCTCTTATCGGAGTGATCATGTTGGTGGGTATTGTCGTAAAGAATGGTATCGTACTTATCGATTATACGATTCTTAATCGAGAACGAGGGCTATCGGTAACTCATGCTGTCATACATGCTGGTAAATCGCGTTTGCGTCCTGTATTGATGACGACACTGACAACAGTAATCGGTATGATTCCTTTGGCTGTAGGTCGGGGAGAAGGATCGGAAATGTGGCGCTCGATGGGAACCACTGTCGCTTGGGGATTATCAGTATCGACCTTAATTACATTAATTATCGTACCAGTCGTATATTGTGTATTTGCCGGTAACGGAATAAAGAGAAAACGTCGTAAACTTGCGGCTAAACTTGCGAGTTTGTCAAAGTTATGA
- a CDS encoding efflux RND transporter periplasmic adaptor subunit: MKRNGKYGLLSLAFIASIISCTDKNKTGDEVDEKPLVRIEKVTSQDVPQSQDFTANVQANVVNNISPSVQMRIKDIKVEIGDRVNKGQVLVLLDKTSLIQQKTQLDNLQLEYDRLEELFKVGGASKQAVDQMKTQLDVARSSYENLSENTQLISPITGVVTARNYDNGDMYGGNPILTIEQITPVKLLVHVSESFYTKVKKGMDVKVKLDVFGDQEFIGKVSLIYPTIDPATRTFPVEVKLANTDGKVRPGMFARATMDFGVKKHVVTPDLSVIKQSGSGDRYIYVYKDGKVTYNKVELGRQIGNKYEVISGISDGDEVVVAGQSRLTNGMEVEVEKDSAEK, from the coding sequence ATGAAAAGAAACGGAAAATACGGACTTCTATCTTTAGCGTTTATAGCGTCTATCATATCATGTACCGATAAAAATAAAACAGGAGATGAAGTTGATGAAAAACCACTTGTTCGGATCGAAAAAGTGACTTCCCAGGATGTTCCCCAATCTCAGGACTTTACGGCAAATGTGCAGGCAAATGTTGTAAATAATATCTCTCCCTCAGTGCAAATGCGCATTAAAGATATAAAAGTAGAAATCGGGGACAGGGTAAATAAGGGACAAGTATTGGTATTGCTGGATAAAACAAGTCTTATACAGCAAAAAACACAACTCGACAATTTACAGCTCGAATACGATCGTCTTGAAGAGTTGTTTAAAGTAGGCGGAGCTTCGAAACAGGCGGTAGATCAAATGAAAACGCAACTCGATGTCGCACGCTCTTCTTACGAAAATTTATCGGAAAATACGCAACTTATCAGCCCCATTACAGGAGTGGTAACAGCTCGTAATTACGATAATGGCGATATGTACGGAGGAAATCCTATTCTTACAATAGAGCAGATTACACCTGTAAAATTGCTTGTACATGTATCGGAAAGCTTTTATACTAAAGTAAAAAAGGGAATGGATGTAAAAGTGAAATTAGATGTATTCGGGGATCAGGAATTTATAGGTAAAGTGAGTCTGATATATCCGACTATCGATCCCGCAACGCGTACTTTTCCTGTAGAAGTTAAATTGGCGAATACCGATGGTAAAGTGCGTCCCGGTATGTTTGCACGAGCAACGATGGATTTCGGAGTAAAAAAACATGTTGTTACTCCCGATCTTTCGGTTATAAAACAATCGGGTTCGGGAGATCGGTATATTTATGTTTATAAAGATGGTAAGGTTACTTATAATAAAGTGGAATTAGGCCGTCAGATAGGTAATAAATACGAAGTAATTTCGGGTATTTCCGATGGAGACGAGGTCGTTGTCGCAGGACAAAGCCGTTTGACGAACGGGATGGAGGTAGAAGTAGAAAAAGATTCTGCCGAGAAATAA